A genome region from Natranaeroarchaeum sulfidigenes includes the following:
- a CDS encoding lysylphosphatidylglycerol synthase transmembrane domain-containing protein, translated as MDRRLLLGFAGAGIALVLLVYAVGWDDVFDAAGDASLSIYALAFVAAGVCQVFRSMVWYRLLGIIGESTPRLLVLRIFLTGMFLKYVTPYGQVAAGPGIAYVLSQYTNSEYESDLATVVSADFLNYVPYYTFGTVGFVYFVVGQSRLPNLGLYYVAVPLLVAAVGGLLAVFWSRRGIVQRGVVGVTGGVRALVAYVSTNLAERISEEAVRERLAGFYETLDLVSKDRRSVAAAVVYAHVGWFFLMLPVYIVALALGTHIPLGLAFLVVALSKLGFLVPLPGGLGGVEFVLAGMITLVTGLSPATATAIAILYRLTAYWQTIALGGLCSASLSVSGQPA; from the coding sequence ATGGATCGTCGGCTACTGCTTGGGTTTGCAGGTGCGGGTATTGCGCTCGTGCTCCTCGTCTACGCTGTCGGCTGGGACGATGTATTCGATGCTGCGGGGGACGCATCGTTATCGATATATGCGCTCGCGTTTGTCGCCGCAGGCGTCTGTCAGGTATTTCGGAGTATGGTCTGGTATCGGTTACTCGGGATCATCGGTGAAAGCACACCACGTCTTCTCGTTCTGCGGATCTTCCTGACTGGGATGTTCCTCAAGTACGTCACCCCGTACGGCCAGGTCGCGGCAGGGCCGGGTATTGCCTACGTTCTCTCCCAGTACACCAACAGCGAGTACGAGTCCGACCTGGCGACGGTCGTAAGTGCGGACTTTCTGAACTACGTGCCCTATTATACGTTCGGAACCGTCGGCTTTGTGTACTTCGTCGTCGGACAATCCCGGTTGCCGAATCTGGGTCTCTACTACGTGGCCGTCCCGTTGCTCGTAGCAGCGGTCGGTGGACTGCTGGCCGTTTTCTGGTCTCGACGCGGCATCGTCCAGCGTGGGGTTGTGGGGGTCACAGGGGGTGTCCGGGCGCTCGTGGCCTACGTTTCGACGAATCTGGCGGAACGAATCAGCGAGGAGGCGGTGCGTGAACGGCTCGCCGGGTTCTACGAAACGCTCGACCTGGTGTCAAAAGACCGCCGGAGCGTGGCCGCGGCAGTTGTCTACGCGCACGTCGGTTGGTTCTTCCTTATGCTTCCCGTTTACATCGTCGCGCTCGCGCTTGGGACCCACATTCCACTTGGGCTGGCGTTCCTGGTCGTCGCACTGAGCAAGCTAGGCTTTCTGGTACCTCTCCCGGGTGGTCTGGGCGGCGTCGAGTTCGTTCTTGCCGGAATGATCACGCTCGTCACTGGATTGTCGCCCGCGACTGCCACGGCGATTGCGATCCTCTATCGACTCACTGCGTACTGGCAAACTATCGCACTGGGTGGGCTCTGTTCGGCGTCGCTCTCCGTGAGTGGACAGCCCGCCTGA
- the sucC gene encoding ADP-forming succinate--CoA ligase subunit beta produces MKLHEYQAKQVFADAGIPTPPSTLAKTADGVVEAADEIGYPVAIKAQVQVGGRGKAGGIELVDDAEEAREAAESILGMDLKGLHVDSVLVEGAVDFVNELYLGITMDRGEGKPVAMVSTKGGVDIEQVAEEDPDAIVREHVDPAFGMFPYQARRAVFEAGVDREVATDVASVLRTLYQLWADNDATEAEINPLMVTADDEVIAADAVMNIDEDALFRQPDLVEMEDTSAGGDELEAKADEYGFDYVRLSGNVGIIGNGAGLVMTTLDLVDHYGGEPANFLDVGGGAKAERIANALDMVFSDENVDSVVFNIFGGITRGDEVAKGINSALEQFDEIPKPVVVRLAGTNWEEGMEILNEDLVTIEKTLEDAVQRSVEYAQEVDA; encoded by the coding sequence ATGAAGCTACACGAATATCAGGCGAAGCAGGTGTTCGCCGACGCCGGGATTCCGACGCCGCCGTCGACGCTCGCGAAGACCGCCGACGGAGTGGTCGAGGCGGCCGATGAGATCGGGTATCCGGTCGCGATCAAAGCGCAGGTACAGGTCGGTGGACGCGGGAAAGCCGGCGGGATCGAACTCGTCGACGACGCCGAGGAGGCCCGCGAAGCCGCCGAGTCGATCCTCGGGATGGACCTGAAGGGGCTGCACGTCGACAGCGTGCTCGTCGAGGGTGCCGTCGACTTCGTCAACGAACTCTATCTGGGGATCACGATGGACCGGGGCGAGGGCAAGCCGGTCGCGATGGTCTCGACGAAAGGCGGCGTCGACATCGAGCAGGTCGCCGAGGAGGACCCCGACGCGATCGTTCGCGAGCACGTCGATCCGGCCTTCGGAATGTTCCCGTATCAGGCCCGCCGCGCCGTCTTCGAGGCGGGCGTCGACCGTGAGGTCGCCACTGACGTCGCCTCGGTCCTGCGGACGCTCTATCAGCTCTGGGCCGACAACGACGCCACGGAAGCCGAGATCAACCCGCTGATGGTCACGGCGGACGACGAGGTAATCGCTGCCGACGCCGTCATGAACATCGACGAGGACGCGCTGTTCCGCCAGCCCGACCTCGTCGAGATGGAGGACACCTCCGCGGGCGGCGACGAACTCGAAGCCAAGGCCGACGAGTACGGCTTCGATTACGTCCGCCTCTCGGGCAACGTCGGCATCATCGGCAACGGTGCAGGGCTGGTGATGACGACGCTCGACCTCGTGGATCACTACGGCGGCGAGCCCGCCAACTTCCTCGACGTCGGTGGCGGCGCGAAAGCCGAGCGAATCGCCAACGCGCTGGATATGGTCTTCTCCGACGAGAACGTCGACTCGGTCGTGTTCAACATCTTCGGTGGGATCACCCGCGGCGACGAAGTCGCCAAGGGGATCAACAGCGCGCTCGAACAGTTCGACGAGATTCCCAAACCGGTCGTCGTTCGACTCGCCGGGACCAACTGGGAGGAGGGAATGGAGATCCTCAACGAGGACCTCGTGACCATCGAGAAGACGCTCGAGGACGCGGTACAACGCTCGGTCGAGTACGCACAGGAGGTGGATGCATAA
- the sucD gene encoding succinate--CoA ligase subunit alpha, which yields MSVLVDEDTRVVVQGITGGEGKFHAGQMIEYGTNVVAGAVPGRGGQEVHGVPVYDTVEAAAREEDADASVIFVPPAFAGDAIFEALDSPLDLAVAITEGVPTQDMAKVNKRLTETDTRLIGPNCPGIITPGESKLGILPGNIFSPGNVGLVSRSGTLTYQVVDNLTDRGLGQSTAIGIGGDPIIGTTFIDALEAFESDPDTDVVVMCGEIGGEDEEQAAKYIAENMDTPVTGFIAGRTAPPGKRMGHAGAIVSGSGTGTAESKINALNDAGVPVGDTPEEVADAVEDLL from the coding sequence ATGTCCGTTCTGGTAGATGAAGACACACGCGTTGTCGTACAGGGGATCACCGGCGGTGAAGGGAAGTTCCACGCCGGACAGATGATCGAGTACGGGACCAACGTCGTCGCCGGTGCGGTACCTGGCCGCGGCGGGCAGGAAGTCCACGGTGTGCCGGTCTACGACACCGTCGAGGCGGCAGCACGCGAGGAAGACGCCGACGCATCCGTCATCTTCGTTCCGCCAGCGTTCGCGGGTGACGCCATCTTCGAGGCACTTGACTCACCACTCGACCTTGCGGTCGCCATCACCGAAGGAGTCCCAACCCAGGATATGGCGAAGGTAAACAAACGCCTCACCGAGACCGATACGCGCCTGATCGGCCCGAACTGTCCGGGCATCATCACCCCGGGCGAGTCGAAACTCGGCATCCTGCCGGGCAACATCTTCTCCCCGGGGAACGTCGGGCTCGTTTCGCGTTCGGGTACGCTGACCTACCAGGTCGTGGATAACCTCACTGACCGTGGACTCGGCCAGTCCACCGCCATCGGCATCGGCGGGGACCCGATCATCGGGACGACCTTCATCGACGCGCTCGAAGCGTTCGAGTCCGACCCCGACACCGATGTCGTCGTGATGTGCGGCGAGATCGGTGGCGAGGACGAGGAACAGGCTGCCAAGTACATCGCAGAGAACATGGACACGCCGGTCACTGGCTTCATCGCGGGCCGCACCGCGCCGCCGGGGAAACGGATGGGCCATGCCGGTGCGATCGTCTCCGGTTCCGGTACCGGCACCGCGGAGTCGAAAATCAACGCGCTCAACGACGCCGGCGTTCCAGTCGGTGATACGCCGGAAGAAGTCGCCGACGCTGTCGAGGACCTGCTGTAG
- a CDS encoding carboxymuconolactone decarboxylase family protein, producing the protein MADEIDDTDELPSVPGRLASEQPEVWEAYSDLGKACSEAGPIDDETKRIVKLALAVGAQSEGAVHSHTRRGLDEGIDPKALEHVGILAIPTLGFPEAMAGLSWIEDYTDE; encoded by the coding sequence ATGGCTGACGAAATTGACGACACGGACGAACTGCCGTCAGTGCCGGGTCGACTCGCGAGCGAACAGCCCGAGGTATGGGAGGCGTACTCGGACCTTGGTAAAGCCTGTTCGGAGGCCGGCCCCATCGACGACGAGACGAAACGGATCGTGAAGCTCGCGCTCGCCGTTGGCGCGCAGTCCGAAGGGGCAGTCCACTCGCATACACGGCGCGGTCTCGACGAGGGGATCGACCCCAAAGCGCTCGAACACGTCGGTATTCTTGCGATCCCGACGCTCGGGTTTCCTGAAGCGATGGCAGGGCTAAGCTGGATCGAGGATTACACTGACGAGTGA
- the tsaA gene encoding tRNA (N6-threonylcarbamoyladenosine(37)-N6)-methyltransferase TrmO yields the protein MDTVEYEPIGTIFTPFEDPDGMPIQPSGDEAARGTVVLEPQYAEGLADLDGFSHCILLYHFHAGEDGASMSVEPFLDETERGLFATRAPRRPNRIGLSVVSVESIDDNELAVGDVDVVDGTPLLDIKPLVSGFDIPSSTDDGWVAESHDDVEAKTADDRFL from the coding sequence ATGGACACTGTCGAGTACGAGCCTATCGGAACGATCTTCACCCCCTTCGAAGACCCCGATGGAATGCCGATTCAGCCATCCGGGGACGAAGCAGCGCGGGGGACAGTAGTCCTCGAACCCCAGTACGCCGAGGGTCTAGCTGATCTCGACGGGTTCTCACACTGTATCCTCCTGTATCACTTTCACGCCGGCGAGGACGGTGCCTCGATGAGTGTAGAACCGTTCCTCGACGAAACGGAGCGCGGACTCTTTGCAACTCGCGCTCCGCGTCGCCCTAACCGGATCGGGCTGTCAGTTGTTTCCGTGGAATCTATCGACGACAACGAGCTCGCTGTCGGGGATGTCGACGTAGTGGACGGAACGCCATTGCTCGATATCAAACCGCTCGTTTCGGGGTTCGATATTCCCTCGTCCACCGACGACGGGTGGGTTGCGGAGAGTCACGATGACGTCGAGGCGAAAACAGCAGATGACCGGTTTCTGTGA
- a CDS encoding acyltransferase, protein MTDRGSRHGRLSYHGTPGPLNSLQHWPDAKHPLRIMLNYVVIVLCRISPSLKLKSWLLRRLGVSVGKGVSWGLESTPDVFWPELITVEDHAIIGYDATILCHEFLQDEYRLGEVVVGERAMIGAGAVVLPGVEIGAGAQVAANSLVTEDIPPGETVAGVPAEPLSSRDESD, encoded by the coding sequence GTGACAGATCGAGGATCACGCCACGGCCGCCTTTCGTATCACGGGACACCCGGCCCGCTGAACTCGCTCCAGCACTGGCCCGACGCGAAACACCCCCTGCGGATCATGCTCAACTATGTCGTTATCGTTCTCTGCCGGATCTCTCCCAGCCTCAAACTGAAAAGCTGGCTGCTCCGCCGCCTCGGCGTGAGCGTCGGCAAGGGCGTCTCGTGGGGACTCGAATCGACGCCGGATGTCTTCTGGCCTGAGTTGATTACCGTCGAGGACCACGCAATCATCGGCTACGACGCAACGATACTCTGCCACGAGTTCTTGCAGGACGAGTACCGACTTGGTGAGGTTGTCGTTGGCGAGCGGGCGATGATCGGAGCGGGCGCAGTCGTCCTTCCGGGTGTCGAGATCGGAGCGGGCGCACAGGTTGCGGCGAACTCGCTGGTCACAGAAGACATCCCGCCGGGTGAGACAGTCGCCGGCGTTCCGGCGGAGCCACTGTCCTCGAGAGATGAGTCGGACTAG
- a CDS encoding DNA polymerase domain-containing protein encodes MTDDGQTGLAEFGLGEDDSSSSDDERDLAAEARAVAGDGDGSGIETIDPTRDGLDARYGEPAETIRLSVMQIDYTIAGRGQHERPIINVFGRDEDDDPHHVRVLGFQPYFYAPTDTLERPPEEEYDGLVDSDETDENGEPFESIRGEHLTKIYGRTPRDVGEVRDEFDHYEADILFPNRFLIDKDIQSGVEVPVRRDEEGALIVAHEEVEAAEMTATPRVNTFDLEVDDRHGFPEPEDAEQPIICLASHDSYDDEYILWLYDAPVGGVDAPDALEGYDPLTDEADYEVRTFDSEEALLEAFLDYLGDTDPDVLTGWNFEDFDAPYLVNRLENLGLSYDRLSRVGEVWAGGWGGPDIKGRVVFDLLYAYKRTQFTELESYRLDAVGEQELGVGKERYTGDIGDLWEDDPEQLLEYNLRDVELCVELDRKQNIVEFWDEVRTFVGCKLEDAPTPGDAVDMYVLHKVHGNFSLPSKGKHEGEDYEGGAVFDPITGVKENVTVLDLKSLYPMCMVTTNASPETKVDPDEYGDETYRAPNGTHFRKEPDGIIREMVDELLTERENKKELRNEHDPDSEAYARYDQQQGAVKVIMNSLYGVLGWDRFRLYDKEMGAAVTATGREVIEFTEEAANELDYDVTYGDSVTGDRPIVVRDPTGAVRIRPIEELFETGSDLDAAGEVLISADGGTVATATTGKDRRTLDGWEALSLSETGEAEWQPIEGVIRHETDKPVCRLQHKFGESTVTRDHSFVVEDDGKYVEAKPEDVDEPLRVPTVPSVEPIETIDVYEVLDGYVREYEDGRSVGSENAISKTKRIHADDNRVWFGHEHHDDVESTISVQRHIDIDSEDGRALVRLLAAYISEGSASTVETTEAKFGASVAESRREWLEGLQDDYRRLFEGATAGITASDSRDERAIASDDGDDYVYDDGTLKLQMMNELSAVFFREFAGQSSRGKRIPSFVFHLPSELQDLFIDVLVEGDGSREFPRYSEGYCERNFDYETVSRELAAGLSMLLTQRGRKHSLKYRSEKGSYTIRTCEFYRSGREPVVREVEHDGYVYDLSVAENENFVDGVGGVVLHNTDSVMLELGPDIETDDAIEQSFEIEEHINSAYDRFARDELNAAEHRFQIEFEKLYRRFFQAGKKKRYAGHIVWKEGKDVDDIDITGFEYQRSDIAQITKEVQLEVITRIVRGEDIEDVKTYVHDIIQEVQAGEVSLDEIGIPGGIGKKLDNYDTDTAQVRGAKYANELLGTNFSSGSKPKRLYLKKVHPSFFERMEREEGFDPQTDLLYGEFKRDPDVICFEYDDQIPEEFEIDYEKMLDKTLKGPIERVLEALDISWSEVKSGQEQTGLGGFM; translated from the coding sequence ATGACTGACGACGGGCAGACGGGACTTGCCGAGTTCGGTTTGGGGGAGGATGACTCGTCCTCCAGCGACGACGAGCGGGATCTCGCCGCGGAAGCCCGGGCTGTGGCCGGAGACGGCGACGGAAGCGGGATCGAAACGATCGATCCGACGCGGGACGGCCTCGATGCTCGGTACGGCGAACCAGCCGAGACGATACGGCTCTCCGTGATGCAGATCGATTACACGATCGCGGGGCGAGGGCAACACGAGCGGCCCATCATCAACGTGTTCGGCCGGGACGAGGACGACGACCCACATCACGTCAGAGTGCTCGGCTTCCAGCCGTACTTCTATGCTCCTACAGATACCCTCGAACGCCCACCCGAAGAGGAGTACGACGGCCTGGTCGACTCCGACGAGACCGACGAGAACGGCGAGCCCTTCGAGAGCATTCGCGGGGAACACCTCACGAAAATCTACGGCCGAACGCCGCGGGACGTCGGGGAGGTCCGTGACGAGTTCGATCACTACGAGGCCGACATTCTCTTTCCGAACCGGTTCCTGATCGACAAAGACATTCAGAGCGGCGTCGAGGTGCCTGTGCGCCGGGACGAGGAGGGTGCGTTGATCGTCGCCCACGAGGAAGTCGAGGCGGCCGAGATGACCGCGACACCGCGCGTCAACACGTTCGACCTGGAGGTCGACGACCGACACGGCTTCCCCGAACCCGAGGACGCCGAACAGCCGATCATCTGTCTGGCGAGCCACGACTCCTACGACGACGAGTACATCCTCTGGCTCTACGACGCACCGGTCGGCGGCGTCGATGCTCCAGACGCCCTGGAGGGCTACGATCCGCTCACCGACGAGGCCGACTACGAGGTCAGAACGTTCGACAGCGAGGAGGCGCTGCTGGAGGCGTTTCTGGACTATCTCGGAGACACCGATCCGGACGTCCTCACGGGCTGGAACTTCGAGGACTTCGACGCGCCGTATCTGGTCAACCGACTCGAGAATCTCGGCCTCTCGTACGATCGCCTCTCCCGCGTTGGCGAAGTCTGGGCCGGTGGGTGGGGCGGCCCGGATATCAAGGGACGGGTCGTCTTCGATCTGCTCTATGCCTACAAGCGCACCCAGTTCACCGAGCTCGAATCTTACCGGCTCGACGCCGTCGGCGAACAGGAGCTCGGCGTCGGCAAGGAACGGTACACCGGTGATATCGGCGATCTCTGGGAGGACGATCCCGAACAGCTTCTAGAGTACAACCTCCGGGACGTCGAACTTTGTGTCGAACTGGATCGCAAACAGAATATCGTCGAGTTCTGGGACGAGGTCCGAACGTTCGTCGGCTGCAAGCTTGAAGACGCACCGACACCCGGCGACGCAGTCGACATGTACGTCCTGCACAAGGTACACGGCAATTTCTCGCTTCCCTCAAAAGGGAAACACGAGGGGGAGGATTACGAGGGAGGTGCCGTCTTTGACCCGATTACCGGTGTTAAAGAAAACGTCACCGTGCTTGACCTGAAGAGTCTATACCCCATGTGCATGGTGACGACAAACGCCTCGCCCGAGACGAAAGTAGATCCCGACGAGTACGGTGACGAGACCTACCGTGCACCCAACGGGACGCACTTCCGCAAGGAGCCGGACGGGATCATCCGGGAGATGGTCGACGAACTGCTGACCGAACGCGAGAACAAGAAAGAGCTCCGGAACGAGCACGATCCCGACAGCGAGGCCTACGCCAGATACGACCAGCAGCAGGGAGCTGTCAAGGTTATTATGAATTCGCTCTACGGTGTTCTGGGATGGGATCGGTTCCGTCTGTACGACAAGGAAATGGGTGCAGCAGTGACTGCAACGGGACGTGAGGTAATCGAGTTCACCGAAGAGGCTGCGAACGAACTTGACTACGATGTGACATATGGGGATAGTGTCACCGGTGATCGACCGATCGTGGTGCGGGACCCCACCGGAGCCGTTCGAATCAGGCCGATCGAAGAGTTGTTCGAGACGGGAAGCGATCTCGACGCCGCTGGCGAGGTTCTCATCAGTGCTGACGGCGGGACAGTCGCTACAGCGACGACCGGGAAGGATCGCCGGACACTCGACGGCTGGGAAGCGTTATCGCTGTCCGAAACCGGAGAAGCCGAGTGGCAGCCGATCGAGGGCGTGATCCGTCACGAAACGGACAAACCGGTCTGTCGACTCCAGCACAAGTTCGGCGAGTCGACGGTGACACGAGATCACTCGTTCGTCGTCGAGGACGACGGCAAGTACGTCGAAGCGAAGCCAGAGGATGTCGACGAACCGCTCCGTGTACCTACCGTCCCATCGGTCGAGCCGATCGAGACCATCGATGTCTACGAGGTGCTTGACGGATATGTCCGTGAGTACGAGGACGGTCGGAGTGTGGGCAGCGAGAACGCAATCTCGAAAACCAAGCGCATCCATGCGGACGACAATCGAGTCTGGTTCGGACACGAACACCACGACGACGTCGAGTCGACTATCTCTGTCCAGCGGCACATCGACATCGATTCCGAGGACGGTCGAGCGCTCGTCCGCCTGCTCGCCGCCTACATTTCCGAGGGGAGCGCCTCGACAGTTGAGACGACAGAGGCGAAGTTCGGCGCGTCGGTTGCCGAGTCCCGGCGGGAGTGGCTAGAAGGACTTCAGGACGATTACCGGAGACTGTTCGAGGGTGCAACTGCCGGGATCACGGCTTCTGACAGCCGGGACGAGCGTGCTATCGCGTCCGACGACGGCGACGACTACGTCTACGACGACGGGACGTTGAAACTCCAGATGATGAATGAGCTTTCGGCGGTGTTCTTCCGCGAGTTCGCAGGGCAGTCATCCAGGGGTAAACGTATCCCCTCTTTCGTTTTCCATCTTCCATCGGAGCTTCAGGACCTGTTTATCGACGTCCTCGTCGAAGGGGACGGCTCCCGTGAGTTCCCGCGGTACTCCGAGGGATATTGCGAACGGAACTTCGACTACGAGACCGTGAGTCGGGAACTCGCGGCAGGACTCTCGATGCTGCTTACCCAGCGCGGACGCAAGCACTCGCTCAAATACCGGTCTGAAAAGGGAAGCTACACGATCCGCACGTGTGAGTTCTATCGATCGGGCCGAGAGCCTGTCGTCCGCGAAGTCGAACACGACGGCTACGTATACGACCTGAGCGTTGCCGAGAACGAGAACTTCGTCGACGGGGTTGGCGGTGTCGTCCTGCACAACACCGACTCCGTGATGCTCGAACTCGGTCCTGATATCGAAACTGACGACGCCATCGAGCAATCCTTCGAGATCGAGGAGCACATCAATTCCGCGTACGACCGGTTCGCGCGTGACGAGCTGAACGCTGCCGAGCACCGCTTCCAGATCGAGTTCGAGAAGCTCTATCGGCGATTCTTCCAGGCGGGCAAGAAGAAACGCTACGCGGGCCACATCGTCTGGAAGGAGGGCAAAGACGTCGACGACATCGACATCACCGGGTTCGAGTACCAGCGTTCCGATATTGCCCAGATCACCAAAGAGGTCCAGCTGGAAGTGATCACCCGGATCGTCCGCGGTGAGGATATCGAGGACGTCAAGACCTACGTCCACGACATCATTCAGGAGGTGCAGGCTGGCGAGGTTTCGCTGGACGAGATCGGGATCCCCGGTGGGATCGGCAAGAAACTCGACAACTACGACACCGACACGGCGCAGGTCCGGGGGGCGAAGTACGCCAACGAGCTGCTGGGGACGAACTTCTCCAGTGGATCGAAGCCGAAACGGCTCTACCTCAAAAAGGTCCATCCGAGTTTCTTCGAGCGGATGGAACGAGAGGAAGGGTTCGATCCGCAGACCGATCTCCTCTACGGCGAGTTCAAACGCGACCCGGACGTAATCTGTTTCGAGTACGACGATCAGATCCCAGAGGAGTTCGAGATCGACTACGAGAAGATGCTCGACAAGACGCTCAAGGGACCGATCGAGCGCGTTCTCGAAGCGCTCGATATCTCCTGGTCGGAGGTCAAAAGCGGCCAGGAGCAGACGGGGCTCGGCGGGTTCATGTAG
- a CDS encoding MaoC family dehydratase, with protein MAGKYYEEFEVGERIVHEKRRTISESDNQRFCDLTMNQQPLHLDAEFAAETEFGERVVNGLYTMSLAVGLTIPETTDGTIVANLAYDDVEHLAPVFHGDTIRAETTVTDKRETSDGERGIVAMAVAVFNQDDEEVCRFKRTVLSEKRPDSTS; from the coding sequence ATGGCCGGCAAGTACTACGAGGAATTCGAGGTCGGCGAGCGAATCGTACACGAGAAACGACGGACGATAAGTGAGAGCGACAACCAGCGGTTTTGCGACCTGACGATGAACCAACAGCCGCTCCATCTCGACGCCGAGTTTGCCGCCGAGACGGAGTTCGGCGAGCGCGTGGTCAACGGACTGTACACGATGAGCCTCGCCGTCGGGCTGACCATCCCCGAGACGACGGACGGGACGATCGTTGCGAACCTCGCCTACGACGACGTCGAGCATCTTGCCCCGGTGTTCCACGGCGATACGATCCGCGCGGAGACGACTGTCACGGACAAGCGAGAGACCAGCGACGGCGAGCGTGGGATCGTCGCAATGGCTGTAGCGGTGTTCAATCAGGACGACGAGGAGGTCTGTCGGTTCAAGCGGACGGTCCTCTCGGAGAAGCGTCCGGACAGCACATCGTGA